The sequence CTGCCGGAGGCCCGGCGCCCGGACGGCGGGGAGCGGCGGCGGCGCACGGGAGCGCCTCCCGGCCGGGGGATGATGGACGGATGCCGTCCGCCCTGCCCCTCGCCGATCCCGCCCCCGCCGACGGGCTGCTGCCGGCCTCCGCGGCCGACGGCGCGGACGCGCGCGCCTTCGGCGTGTACCTGCACGTCCCGTTCTGCCGCGTGCGCTGCGGGTACTGCGACTTCAACACCTACACGGCGCCCGAGCTCCGCGGGGTGAGGCAGTCGGACTACGCGTCGCAGGCCGTGCAGGAGGTGCGCTTCGCGGGATCCGCGCTCCGGGCCTCCGGCGTCCCCGTCCGTCCCGCCTCCACCGTCTTCCTCGGCGGCGGCACGCCCACGCTCCTCCCGGTCGAGGACCTGGTGCGGATGCTCGACGCCGTGCGCGCGACGTGGGGCCTCGCCGACGGCGCCGAGGTCACGACCGAGGCGAACCCCGACAGCGTCGACGAGGCCTACCTCGCGGCGCTCGCCGCGGGCGGCTTCACGCGCGTGTCCTTCGGGATGCAGTCGGCCGTGCCGCGCGTGCTCGCCACGCTCGAGCGCACCCACGATCCCGCGCGCATCGCGCCCGTCGTCCGCGGCGCCCGGGCCGCGGGCCTCGAGGTGAGCCTGGACCTGATCTACGGCACGCCGGGGGAGACCATCGACGACTGGCGCGCCTCGCTCGAGCAGGCGATCGCCCAGGAGCCCGACCACCTGTCCGCGTACGCGCTCATCGTCGAGCCGGGCACGAAGCTCGCGCGGCAGATCCGCCGCGGGGACGTGCCGGAGCCCGACGAGGACCTCCAGGCCGACATGTACGAGCTGGCCGACCGCATGCTCGGCGAGGCGGGCTACGAGTGGTACGAGGTGAGCAACTGGGCGCGCGGAGGACGCCGCAGCCGGCACAACCTCGCGTACTGGCAGGGCCACGACTGGTGGGGCGTCGGCCCCGGTGCGCACAGCCACGTCGGCGGCGTCCGCTGGTGGAACGTCAAGCACCCGGCCGCCTACGCCGACCGCGTGCTCGCCGGCGCGTCGCCCGGAGCGGGTCGCGAGACGCTCGACGACGCCACCCGCGAGGTGGAGCGCGTGCTCCTCGGCGCGCGCATCCGCGACGGCCTGGCCATCGCCACCCTCACCGCGGAGGGGCGTCGCCAGGTGGCGGGGCTCATCGCGGACGGCCTGGTGGATCCGCGGGCTGCCCTCGCCGGCACGCTCGTGCTCACGCTGCAGGGGCGCCTGCTGGCCGACGCCGTCGTGCGCCGGCTGCTGGAGGACTAGGGCCCCGGCGGATCGTCAGAGGACGACGGCGCCCACCTCGTCGCCGGCCTCGCGCTCGGCGTCGCTGCGCTCCACGCAGAACTCGTTGCCCTCGGGATCCGCGAGGACGACCCAGCCGCTGCCGTCCGCGTTCCTCCGGTCGGCCACGAGCGCGGCGCCGATGCCGCGGACGCGCTCGACCTCCTCGTCGCGCGTCCGGTCGTCAGGCGCGAGGTCGAGGTGGACCCGGTTCTTGCCGGCCTTCGGCGTGTCCGCCCGCTGCAGGATGATGCCGAGCCCGGAGACGGGGTCGCCGAGCCACGCGGCGTCGTCGCCGGGGCGGTTCGGCTCGTCGGGATCCTCCTCGAAGCCCGTCACGCCCGCCCAGAAGAGGGAGAGCGCGTACGGGTCGAGGCAGTCGATCGCGACGTGCCGGATCCGGGCGCTCATCGGATGCCGCCTACTTGATCCACCGGATGTTGAGCGGGTAGCGGTACGGGCGGCCGCTCTGCACGCGGGTGCCGCCGATGATCGCGAAGACGATGTTGACCACGACGACCGCGAAGATGGCGAGGCCGAGCAGCAGGCTGATGAGGAGCCCGAGGATCGGGATGACCACGAAGATCGCCTGCAGCACGTTGAGGACGACGAGCGCGCCGGCCACGTTGATGGTCCAGTTGGTCGCCTCCTTGCCCTCCTGGTCCGTGAAGCGACCGCGCTCGCGGAACACCAGCCAGACGATGAAGGTCGGCACGATGAGGATCGCGAGGAAGTGCGTGAGCGACGCCCAGAGGCGGTCCTCGCTCGGCGTGAGCGGAGCCGGGGCGCCGTAGGGGTGGGAGTCGGGTGCGGACATCGCGGGGCCTCTCGGTGCGCGGCGACGGCCGGCATACCGGCCGACCGCTTCGGATCAGGGTGGGCCAGGCATCACCGGGCCCCTCCACGCTACTGCCGCCGACGCGCGACCGGCAACGCCGACCACGCCGTGACGCGCGGTACGATTGGCAGTCAGAACCGACGAGTGCCAGGAGGGAGCCGCGATGGTCTCGGAACGCGGACTCGATGTCCTCCGGGTGATCGTGCAGGACTACGTGTCCTCGCGGGAGCCCGTGGGCTCGAAGTCCATCGTGGAGCGCCACGCCTTCGGCGTCTCGGCCGCCACCATCCGCAACGACATGGCCCTCCTCGAGGAGGAGGAGCTGATCGCGGCACCGCACACCTCGTCGGGTCGTGTGCCGACGGACAAGGGGTACCGCCTCTTCGTCGACCAGCTCGCGGACGTGCGGCCGCTCACCCCGGCGCAGCGCCAGGCGATCCACGTGTTCCTCGGCGAGTCCGTCGACCTCGACGACGTGCTCGCGCGCACCGTCCGCCTCCTCGCGCAGCTCACGAACCAGGTCGCGCTCGTGCAGTACCCGTCGCTCGCGACCAGCCACGTGAAGCACGTGGAGCTCGTCGCGCTGTCGACCACGCGCGTCCTCACGGTGCTCATCACCGACACGGGCCGGGTGGAGCAGCGCGTCGTCGAGCTCGCGGGCGACCCGGACGACGCGTTCCTCGCCGGGATGCGCACGCGCATCAACCAGGCGGTCGGGGGCCTCGGCCTCGCGGAGGCCGCGACCCGCCTCGAGACCCTGGCCGACGAGGTCGAGCCCGCCCAGCGCTCC is a genomic window of Clavibacter capsici containing:
- a CDS encoding DUF4870 domain-containing protein; this encodes MSAPDSHPYGAPAPLTPSEDRLWASLTHFLAILIVPTFIVWLVFRERGRFTDQEGKEATNWTINVAGALVVLNVLQAIFVVIPILGLLISLLLGLAIFAVVVVNIVFAIIGGTRVQSGRPYRYPLNIRWIK
- the hrcA gene encoding heat-inducible transcriptional repressor HrcA, giving the protein MVSERGLDVLRVIVQDYVSSREPVGSKSIVERHAFGVSAATIRNDMALLEEEELIAAPHTSSGRVPTDKGYRLFVDQLADVRPLTPAQRQAIHVFLGESVDLDDVLARTVRLLAQLTNQVALVQYPSLATSHVKHVELVALSTTRVLTVLITDTGRVEQRVVELAGDPDDAFLAGMRTRINQAVGGLGLAEAATRLETLADEVEPAQRSAAAALAGTLVEQVLANRQERLLLAGSANLARTERDFPGSISPVLEAIEEQVVLLRLLGEMEADQHGVSVSIGRENAPFGLGETSVLTSGYSSSGGVLARLGVLGPTRMDYSTNMASVRAVARYLSRLLEER
- a CDS encoding VOC family protein, whose translation is MSARIRHVAIDCLDPYALSLFWAGVTGFEEDPDEPNRPGDDAAWLGDPVSGLGIILQRADTPKAGKNRVHLDLAPDDRTRDEEVERVRGIGAALVADRRNADGSGWVVLADPEGNEFCVERSDAEREAGDEVGAVVL
- the hemW gene encoding radical SAM family heme chaperone HemW, with the protein product MPSALPLADPAPADGLLPASAADGADARAFGVYLHVPFCRVRCGYCDFNTYTAPELRGVRQSDYASQAVQEVRFAGSALRASGVPVRPASTVFLGGGTPTLLPVEDLVRMLDAVRATWGLADGAEVTTEANPDSVDEAYLAALAAGGFTRVSFGMQSAVPRVLATLERTHDPARIAPVVRGARAAGLEVSLDLIYGTPGETIDDWRASLEQAIAQEPDHLSAYALIVEPGTKLARQIRRGDVPEPDEDLQADMYELADRMLGEAGYEWYEVSNWARGGRRSRHNLAYWQGHDWWGVGPGAHSHVGGVRWWNVKHPAAYADRVLAGASPGAGRETLDDATREVERVLLGARIRDGLAIATLTAEGRRQVAGLIADGLVDPRAALAGTLVLTLQGRLLADAVVRRLLED